The Methylocystis echinoides genome includes a region encoding these proteins:
- a CDS encoding SCO family protein, which translates to MIRRKEAKDGRARFAAPVAAALLALAPLAPPQAAEHGAAATNLPAPGTYVLQKIQRVPDATLLDEAAAPVKISAYTRGAVTALGFFYGHCADPTGCPVAWSVFEAAREAARRDPLLASRLRLVFVSLDPARDTPSTLRLLKSNENGDDGHAPWSFLTGASEREVTPLLRAMGQDVAYEIDDSGRRSGAINHMLKVFLIDPDGWVREIYSTAFLTPESLLNDARTLARAFPNASSRLVEP; encoded by the coding sequence GTGATCCGACGCAAGGAAGCGAAAGACGGGCGCGCGCGTTTCGCCGCGCCTGTCGCCGCCGCGCTGCTTGCGCTCGCGCCGCTCGCGCCGCCGCAGGCGGCGGAGCACGGCGCCGCGGCGACCAATCTCCCGGCGCCCGGGACCTATGTCCTGCAGAAGATACAGCGCGTCCCGGACGCTACTCTCCTCGATGAAGCCGCGGCGCCCGTGAAGATTTCCGCCTACACGCGCGGGGCTGTGACGGCTTTGGGATTCTTCTACGGCCATTGCGCCGATCCCACGGGCTGTCCCGTCGCCTGGTCCGTCTTCGAGGCCGCGCGAGAGGCGGCGCGGCGCGATCCTCTGCTGGCGTCGCGACTGCGTCTCGTCTTTGTCAGCCTCGATCCCGCGCGGGATACCCCGTCGACGCTGCGCCTTCTCAAGTCGAACGAAAATGGCGACGACGGCCACGCGCCCTGGTCCTTCCTGACCGGCGCCTCCGAACGGGAGGTGACGCCTCTTCTTCGCGCCATGGGCCAGGACGTCGCTTACGAGATCGACGACTCAGGTCGGCGCAGCGGCGCCATCAACCACATGCTCAAGGTCTTCCTCATCGATCCCGACGGCTGGGTGCGCGAGATTTACAGCACCGCCTTCCTCACGCCGGAAAGCCTGCTCAATGACGCCCGAACGCTCGCGCGCGCCTTTCCCAACGCCAGCAGCCGGCTGGTCGAGCCTTAA
- a CDS encoding cytochrome c peroxidase produces MGLGGELRLTLAAAALSLVVGLGPAKADDMARPLGLPPVPREIAGAPAMQKLGEKLFFDRSLAANGTLSCAMCHIPAQAFASNQSALSIGMEGRSLRRNAPSLYNVVFKRYLFHDGRETDLAAQVWGPLLAPDEMGNAGVGPLLARLRSDPDYGPSFDAAFPGEGVTMTTLGRAIAAYEATLLRGDSRFDRALFGGDKAALSAEEWRGYEIFVGKGGCVACHRIESDAALFTDQAWHNTGVAFKARAAPATRRIQLAPGLVKEVDLSALGLAGAAPRDVGRFEITNDPADRWAYTTPMLRGVANSWPYMHDGSLATLEEVVDFYDGGGGPNPALDPRIKPLALTPAEKAALLAFLEAL; encoded by the coding sequence ATGGGACTGGGCGGAGAACTCCGACTGACGCTGGCCGCCGCCGCCTTGTCGCTCGTCGTCGGGCTTGGCCCGGCAAAGGCCGACGACATGGCGCGACCGCTCGGCCTGCCGCCGGTTCCGCGCGAGATCGCCGGCGCGCCGGCGATGCAAAAGCTCGGAGAGAAGCTTTTCTTCGACCGCAGCCTCGCGGCGAACGGGACGCTCTCCTGCGCCATGTGTCACATTCCGGCGCAGGCTTTCGCGTCGAACCAGAGCGCGCTGTCGATTGGCATGGAAGGGCGCAGCCTGCGGCGCAACGCGCCGTCGCTCTATAACGTCGTCTTCAAGCGCTATCTCTTCCACGACGGACGGGAAACCGATCTCGCCGCCCAGGTCTGGGGGCCTTTGCTCGCGCCCGACGAAATGGGCAACGCCGGCGTCGGCCCGTTGCTCGCCCGGCTGCGCAGCGACCCCGATTACGGCCCCTCCTTCGACGCGGCCTTTCCCGGGGAGGGCGTCACCATGACGACGCTCGGCCGCGCCATCGCCGCTTATGAAGCGACGCTCCTGCGCGGCGACAGCCGGTTCGATCGAGCCCTCTTTGGCGGCGACAAAGCCGCCCTGTCGGCCGAGGAATGGCGCGGCTACGAGATTTTCGTCGGCAAGGGCGGCTGCGTCGCCTGCCATCGCATCGAGAGCGACGCGGCGCTCTTCACCGATCAGGCGTGGCACAATACCGGGGTCGCGTTCAAAGCCCGCGCCGCCCCGGCGACGCGGCGGATTCAATTGGCGCCGGGTCTCGTGAAGGAGGTGGACCTTTCCGCCTTGGGCCTCGCCGGCGCGGCCCCGCGCGACGTCGGTCGCTTCGAGATCACCAATGATCCGGCCGACCGCTGGGCCTATACGACCCCGATGCTGCGCGGCGTCGCGAACAGCTGGCCCTATATGCACGACGGCAGCCTCGCGACGCTCGAAGAGGTCGTCGACTTCTATGATGGCGGCGGCGGACCGAATCCGGCGCTCGATCCAAGGATCAAACCGCTCGCGCTCACCCCGGCGGAAAAAGCCGCCCTGCTGGCGTTTCTCGAGGCGCTTTGA